The candidate division KSB1 bacterium genome window below encodes:
- a CDS encoding T9SS type A sorting domain-containing protein, whose product MSSVLIFEGKLIFDYGGLPVSIYPSSRAFEQTCLGNNGKITVVWLDGRTQKGDIYAQSLGQNGNQIWSNDAGVSLRPDSERSHRVSSDGNGGCIVAWYEIGTGSGWGIFAQQVSKNGGLGEVLTSAVSDNDAANQSSGIPTAFTLFPNPFGDSVQFDLKATPNIPTTIRIYDLTGKIVRGFQGFVPQDGKLTLSWDGRNQDGKILRTGIYLIKVTAGEFITSRKVVLIR is encoded by the coding sequence ATGTCCAGCGTATTAATTTTTGAGGGAAAGTTAATTTTTGACTATGGAGGCTTGCCCGTAAGCATATATCCTTCATCAAGAGCATTCGAACAAACCTGCCTCGGAAACAATGGGAAAATAACCGTTGTATGGCTAGATGGGCGTACACAAAAAGGAGACATTTACGCTCAGTCTTTAGGTCAGAACGGAAATCAGATCTGGAGTAATGATGCTGGAGTTAGCTTGCGGCCTGATTCTGAAAGAAGTCATAGAGTTTCATCTGATGGAAATGGAGGCTGCATTGTGGCTTGGTATGAGATCGGCACCGGTAGCGGTTGGGGCATTTTTGCTCAACAAGTAAGTAAAAATGGCGGTTTGGGTGAAGTGCTTACAAGTGCAGTTTCTGATAATGATGCTGCAAACCAGTCTTCAGGCATTCCAACAGCATTTACTCTTTTCCCAAATCCCTTTGGTGATAGTGTGCAATTCGACCTAAAAGCCACGCCCAATATACCAACCACGATCAGAATCTATGATCTCACCGGGAAGATTGTTCGTGGCTTTCAAGGTTTCGTTCCTCAAGACGGTAAGCTAACTTTAAGTTGGGATGGTCGCAATCAAGACGGGAAAATTTTGCGTACAGGAATTTATCTGATTAAAGTCACTGCTGGAGAATTTATAACCAGCCGGAAAGTTGTTCTCATCAGATGA
- a CDS encoding serine protein kinase, with the protein MSETLTPTDAGSLLSIINGLHDTRTYRELNWTGTFEDYLGIVRQNPAVTRTAFQRIYDMILSHGREEIIEFKERLVKYKFFDDPIDNGRDAVYGLERTIMRIVNFFKAAASGYGTEKRVLLLHGPVGSAKSTIVRLLKKGLEHYSRTPEGALYTFSWRQHVNGKEVWERCPMHEEPLHLVPEEIRPRLLERLNIGRNTEQQINLTGELCPFCRQTYRELLKQHQGSWIDLIRDVRVERLILSEKDRIGIGTFQPKDEKNQDSTELTGDINYRKIAEYGSESDARAFNFDGEFNIANRGLIEFIEVLKLDVAFLYDLLGASQEHKIKPKKFAQTDIDEVIIGHTNEPEYRKLLSNEFMEALRDRTVKIDVPYITRLSDEIKIYEKDYNPQRIKGKHIAPHTIEMAAMWAVLTRLEEPRKAQLTLLQKLKLYNGKTLPGFTEDNIKELRTEAAREGMEGISPRYIQDKISNALVSEKSQTSINPFMVMNELEAGLKHHSLLTSDEQRKRYKELLAVVKEEYEDIVKNEVQRAIAADEDALKRLCGNYIDNVKAYTQRERVKNKYTGADEEPDERLMRAIEEKIDIPESRKDDFRREIMNYIGALALEGKTFNYKSNERLQKALELKLFEDQKDTIKLTTLISSVVDKETQEKIDVVKARMIKYYGYTDESATDVLNYVASIFARGDVKHR; encoded by the coding sequence ATGTCAGAAACTCTCACTCCCACGGATGCCGGCAGCCTGCTGAGCATCATCAACGGGTTGCATGATACAAGAACATATCGTGAGCTGAACTGGACCGGCACGTTTGAGGATTATCTGGGGATTGTGCGGCAGAACCCGGCGGTGACGCGCACCGCATTTCAAAGAATCTATGACATGATCCTGTCGCACGGCCGCGAGGAAATCATCGAGTTCAAGGAACGCCTGGTCAAATACAAATTTTTCGATGACCCGATCGACAACGGCCGCGATGCGGTCTACGGCCTGGAGCGCACCATCATGCGCATCGTGAACTTTTTCAAGGCGGCGGCCAGCGGTTACGGCACCGAGAAGCGCGTCCTGTTGCTCCATGGCCCGGTGGGCAGTGCCAAAAGCACCATCGTGCGCCTGTTGAAAAAGGGATTGGAACATTACTCGCGCACCCCGGAGGGCGCGCTCTACACTTTCTCCTGGCGCCAGCACGTCAACGGCAAGGAAGTGTGGGAGCGCTGCCCGATGCACGAAGAGCCGCTGCACCTGGTGCCGGAGGAGATTCGCCCGCGCCTGCTGGAACGCCTGAATATCGGGCGCAACACCGAGCAGCAGATCAACCTCACCGGCGAGCTCTGCCCATTCTGCCGGCAAACCTACCGCGAGTTGCTCAAGCAGCATCAAGGCTCGTGGATCGATCTCATCCGGGACGTGCGGGTCGAGCGCCTGATCCTCTCGGAAAAAGACCGCATCGGCATCGGCACCTTCCAGCCCAAGGATGAGAAAAACCAGGATTCCACCGAGCTCACCGGCGACATCAACTACCGTAAAATCGCCGAGTATGGCAGCGAATCGGACGCGCGGGCCTTCAATTTCGACGGCGAGTTCAACATCGCCAACCGCGGCCTGATCGAGTTCATCGAGGTGCTCAAGCTCGACGTTGCTTTTCTGTATGATCTGCTCGGCGCCTCGCAGGAGCACAAGATCAAACCGAAAAAATTCGCGCAAACCGACATCGACGAAGTCATCATCGGCCACACCAACGAGCCGGAATACCGCAAGCTGCTCTCCAACGAGTTCATGGAAGCCCTGCGCGACCGCACGGTCAAGATCGACGTGCCCTACATCACCCGGCTGAGCGACGAAATCAAGATCTACGAAAAGGACTACAACCCGCAGCGCATCAAGGGCAAGCACATCGCGCCCCACACCATCGAAATGGCCGCCATGTGGGCGGTGCTCACCCGCCTGGAGGAGCCGCGCAAGGCCCAGCTCACCCTGTTGCAAAAGCTCAAGCTCTACAACGGCAAAACCCTGCCGGGCTTCACCGAGGACAACATCAAGGAGCTGCGCACCGAGGCGGCACGCGAGGGCATGGAGGGCATCTCGCCACGCTATATTCAGGACAAAATCTCCAACGCCCTGGTCAGTGAAAAGAGCCAGACGAGCATCAACCCCTTCATGGTGATGAACGAGCTGGAGGCCGGGCTGAAACATCACTCGCTGCTCACCAGCGACGAGCAGCGCAAACGCTACAAGGAGCTGCTCGCCGTGGTCAAGGAAGAATACGAAGACATCGTGAAGAACGAGGTGCAGCGCGCCATCGCCGCCGATGAAGACGCGCTCAAGCGGCTGTGCGGCAATTACATCGACAACGTCAAAGCCTACACCCAGCGCGAACGCGTGAAGAACAAATACACCGGCGCGGACGAGGAACCGGACGAAAGGCTGATGCGCGCGATCGAAGAAAAGATCGACATTCCGGAGAGCCGCAAGGACGATTTCCGCCGCGAGATCATGAACTATATCGGCGCGCTCGCGCTCGAAGGCAAGACCTTCAACTACAAGAGCAACGAACGCCTGCAAAAAGCCCTGGAGCTCAAACTCTTCGAAGACCAGAAGGACACCATCAAGCTGACCACGCTGATCTCCAGCGTGGTGGACAAGGAAACCCAGGAGAAAATCGACGTGGTCAAGGCGCGCATGATCAAGTATTACGGCTACACCGATGAGAGCGCGACCGACGTGCTGAATTACGTGGCCAGTATTTTTGCGCGAGGGGACGTCAAGCATCGGTAG